A window from Fusobacterium sp. encodes these proteins:
- a CDS encoding FAD-dependent oxidoreductase yields the protein MEKIYDLIVIGGGPSGLSAGIYAGRAMLDVLIIEKDKAGGQICLTNEIVNYPGITEISGSEFGAQLKKQAENFGVEFVSSEVKDMDFSQDIKVLKTTSGDYKALSVVIATGASPRKLNFPGEEEYTGRGVAYCATCDGEFFTGMEVFVVGAGFAAAEEAIFLTKYATKVTIIAREPEFTCAKSIAEKVLNHPKIEVKFNTELLEAKGDIQLRSAVFKNNITGEVSEYKAQDGKSFGIFIFVGYEPQSKLFKEYIQLDQYGFIPTDEDLSTNIKGIYAAGDIRPKKLRQLVTAVSDGAIAAVNIEKYVHELREKLGMTKEEKEIEKSSQAQIKEVELLDSSLKEQLGDIVSRFENNIELVVIKDSSIEKSSMIESMVKEISSVSSKLKFTSFEKGENPELEKKIKADRFPTIAILDKNGDFSGIKFSSLPSGHELNSFILAMYNIAGPGQKISEDTMKNIKNISSPVNIKIGISLSCTKCPETVQAAQKIAVENKNVNVEVIDVFTFPDFKEKYDIMSVPAMIINDKDTFFGQKNIDEVIEILK from the coding sequence ATGGAAAAAATTTATGATTTAATTGTAATAGGAGGAGGTCCTTCTGGGTTATCAGCAGGTATATATGCTGGAAGAGCTATGTTGGATGTTCTTATCATAGAAAAAGATAAAGCTGGTGGACAAATTTGTCTTACTAATGAAATAGTTAATTATCCTGGAATAACTGAAATATCTGGAAGTGAATTTGGAGCTCAGTTAAAAAAACAAGCTGAGAATTTTGGAGTAGAATTTGTATCTTCTGAAGTAAAGGATATGGATTTTTCTCAAGATATAAAAGTATTAAAAACTACTTCTGGGGATTATAAAGCTCTTTCAGTAGTGATTGCTACTGGAGCTTCTCCTAGAAAACTTAATTTTCCTGGAGAAGAGGAATATACTGGAAGAGGAGTAGCATATTGTGCTACCTGCGATGGAGAATTCTTTACAGGAATGGAAGTATTTGTAGTAGGAGCAGGTTTTGCTGCTGCTGAAGAAGCAATTTTTCTTACAAAATATGCTACTAAAGTGACAATTATAGCAAGAGAACCTGAATTTACATGTGCTAAATCAATAGCTGAAAAAGTTTTAAACCATCCAAAAATAGAAGTCAAATTCAACACTGAATTACTTGAAGCTAAAGGAGATATTCAATTGAGAAGTGCTGTATTTAAAAATAATATAACTGGAGAAGTATCTGAATATAAAGCTCAAGATGGAAAATCTTTTGGAATATTTATCTTTGTTGGCTATGAACCTCAAAGTAAACTTTTCAAAGAGTATATACAGTTGGATCAATATGGCTTTATTCCTACTGATGAAGATTTATCAACTAATATTAAAGGAATATATGCAGCTGGGGATATCAGACCTAAAAAACTTAGACAGCTTGTTACTGCTGTTTCAGATGGAGCTATTGCTGCTGTAAATATTGAAAAATATGTTCATGAATTGAGAGAAAAACTTGGTATGACTAAGGAAGAAAAAGAAATCGAAAAATCTTCACAAGCTCAAATCAAAGAAGTAGAATTGCTGGACAGTAGCCTCAAAGAACAGCTTGGAGATATTGTTTCAAGATTTGAAAATAATATTGAACTTGTTGTTATCAAAGATTCTTCTATAGAAAAGTCTTCAATGATTGAATCTATGGTAAAAGAAATATCTTCTGTTTCAAGCAAGCTGAAATTCACTTCTTTTGAAAAAGGAGAAAATCCTGAACTTGAAAAGAAAATTAAAGCAGACAGATTTCCTACAATAGCTATTTTAGACAAAAATGGAGATTTCTCTGGAATAAAATTCTCATCTCTTCCTAGTGGACATGAGTTAAATTCTTTTATTCTTGCTATGTACAACATTGCAGGACCAGGTCAAAAAATATCTGAAGATACTATGAAAAATATCAAAAATATTTCTTCACCTGTAAATATAAAAATAGGTATATCACTCAGCTGTACTAAGTGTCCAGAGACTGTTCAGGCAGCACAAAAGATAGCTGTAGAAAACAAGAATGTAAATGTAGAAGTTATTGATGTATTTACATTCCCAGATTTCAAAGAAAAATATGATATTATGAGTGTACCAGCTATGATAATCAATGACAAAGATACTTTCTTTGGGCAGAAAAATATAGATGAAGTCATAGAAATATTGAAATAG
- the ahpC gene encoding alkyl hydroperoxide reductase subunit C, giving the protein MSLIGKKVSEFKTMAYHMGDFKEITNESMKGKWAAVVFYPADFTFVCPTELEDLAEHYEQFKAEGCEVYSVSTDTHFVHKAWHDTSDRIKKVQYPMLADPTGKLARDFEVMIEEEGLALRGSFIINPEGVIVAYEVHDNGIGREAGELLRKLQAAKFVAEHGEVCPAKWKPGSDTIKPTIDLVGKL; this is encoded by the coding sequence ATGTCATTAATTGGTAAAAAAGTATCAGAATTTAAAACAATGGCTTACCATATGGGAGACTTTAAAGAAATAACTAATGAATCTATGAAAGGGAAATGGGCAGCAGTAGTATTTTATCCAGCTGATTTTACATTTGTATGTCCTACTGAGCTTGAAGATTTGGCAGAACATTATGAACAATTTAAAGCTGAAGGTTGTGAGGTATATTCAGTTTCTACAGATACTCACTTTGTACACAAAGCTTGGCATGATACATCTGATAGAATAAAGAAAGTTCAATATCCTATGCTTGCTGATCCTACTGGAAAACTTGCTAGAGATTTTGAAGTTATGATAGAAGAAGAAGGTTTAGCTTTAAGAGGAAGTTTTATCATTAATCCAGAAGGAGTCATCGTTGCTTATGAAGTACATGATAACGGTATTGGAAGAGAAGCTGGAGAACTCCTTAGAAAACTTCAGGCAGCTAAATTTGTAGCTGAACATGGAGAAGTTTGTCCTGCTAAATGGAAACCTGGTAGTGATACTATAAAACCAACTATTGACCTTGTTGGAAAACTTTAA
- the folP gene encoding dihydropteroate synthase has product MFLKCREKSIELGKRTLIMGILNVTPDSFSDGGKYINIETAVKRAEKLIKDGADIIDIGGESTRPGHEQISVEEEIMRVIPVIKKINSELDIIISVDTYKYKVAEVALKAGAHIVNDIWGLQYDRGEMAELIKKYDVPLVAMHNQNNKIYEEDIILSMRKFFKRTYEIADKYEIDREKIILDPGIGFGKDIELNLKVLSRMEELRDMGRILLGASRKKFIGTILNDVPVDQRVEGTIATTVIGIEKGVDIVRVHDVLENKRAAMVADRIVRR; this is encoded by the coding sequence ATGTTTCTTAAATGTAGAGAGAAAAGTATTGAGCTAGGAAAAAGAACTTTAATTATGGGAATACTTAATGTAACACCAGATTCTTTTTCTGATGGAGGAAAATATATAAATATAGAAACAGCTGTAAAACGGGCTGAAAAATTGATAAAAGATGGAGCTGATATAATAGATATAGGTGGCGAGTCAACAAGACCAGGACATGAGCAGATATCAGTGGAAGAGGAAATAATGAGAGTGATTCCTGTAATAAAAAAGATAAACTCAGAATTAGATATAATAATTTCTGTAGATACATATAAGTATAAGGTGGCAGAAGTAGCATTGAAAGCAGGGGCACATATAGTCAATGATATATGGGGATTGCAATATGACAGAGGAGAAATGGCAGAACTAATAAAAAAATATGATGTTCCATTGGTAGCTATGCATAATCAAAATAATAAGATATATGAAGAAGATATAATTTTAAGTATGAGAAAATTTTTTAAGAGAACATATGAAATAGCAGATAAGTATGAGATAGACAGAGAAAAGATAATACTTGATCCAGGAATAGGCTTTGGAAAAGATATAGAGCTTAATTTGAAAGTATTAAGCAGAATGGAAGAATTAAGAGATATGGGAAGAATACTTTTAGGAGCTTCCAGAAAAAAATTTATTGGAACTATACTAAATGATGTTCCAGTAGACCAGAGAGTAGAAGGAACTATTGCTACAACTGTAATAGGGATAGAAAAAGGAGTAGATATAGTCAGGGTACATGATGTACTTGAAAATAAAAGAGCTGCTATGGTAGCAGATAGAATAGTAAGAAGATAA
- a CDS encoding SIMPL domain-containing protein → MLKKYLFLLLIIVSYTSYGEDNNSLYQLEKFKYEIEKEQYKGEYVITGRLNDIVGEGTVNLNPEFFVISFGLKTEESSVAFGNDKDSKIKASEENAKTIKEFKDYLISIGVKPENIATTRYTTNTASKSMVSQTASVNHEIKVKFDISTDIGGVLKKIEPTDIKYIGDIVYGVSEKTKKEAKLKAYEIAMEDAVNQAKILTKTGNSQLGDLRNIYENKGASVNRVENRIANLNLKSRNAESSAKNETPIPISITQDFKISVTLVCSFDMIKKIK, encoded by the coding sequence ATGTTAAAAAAATATTTATTCTTACTATTGATTATTGTAAGTTATACTTCTTATGGAGAAGATAATAACTCATTATATCAATTAGAAAAATTCAAATATGAAATAGAAAAAGAGCAATACAAAGGTGAATATGTTATTACAGGGAGATTAAATGATATTGTTGGAGAAGGAACAGTTAACCTCAATCCAGAATTTTTTGTAATTAGCTTTGGACTTAAAACTGAAGAAAGTTCAGTAGCCTTTGGAAATGATAAAGACAGCAAAATAAAAGCTTCAGAAGAAAATGCTAAAACTATTAAAGAATTCAAAGATTATCTCATTTCTATTGGAGTAAAACCAGAAAATATAGCAACAACAAGATACACTACTAATACAGCTTCTAAATCAATGGTTTCTCAGACAGCAAGTGTAAATCATGAAATAAAAGTAAAGTTTGATATTTCAACTGATATTGGAGGAGTTCTAAAAAAAATTGAGCCTACTGATATAAAATATATTGGTGATATAGTTTATGGAGTATCAGAAAAAACTAAAAAAGAAGCAAAGTTAAAAGCTTATGAAATAGCTATGGAAGATGCTGTTAATCAAGCTAAGATACTTACTAAAACTGGAAATAGCCAACTTGGGGATCTTAGAAATATCTATGAAAATAAAGGTGCTTCTGTAAACAGAGTTGAAAACAGAATTGCAAATCTTAATTTAAAAAGCAGAAATGCTGAGTCATCAGCTAAAAATGAAACTCCTATTCCAATTTCAATAACTCAAGATTTTAAAATATCTGTAACTTTAGTTTGTTCTTTTGATATGATAAAAAAAATAAAATAA
- a CDS encoding DUF421 domain-containing protein, whose translation MISFYDVFIKLGLGILCLTFQINLMGKGNLSPISAMDQVQNYVLGGIIGGVIYNRSITTLEFFLVLIIWTLLVFGLKFIKIHNRYVKRLLDGRPVTLILNGNILIDECMKYGISGNDLTFKLRSAGIYHISSLKRVILEQNGQFTIVQNDEKDNIKYPLIADGQINEDILELIQKDKEWISEKLKESGFELSQVYIGEYVSKKLIIYPYKIEKNKLNF comes from the coding sequence ATGATTTCTTTTTATGATGTTTTTATTAAATTAGGATTAGGAATATTGTGCCTAACTTTTCAAATAAATTTAATGGGAAAGGGGAATCTATCTCCTATCTCTGCTATGGACCAAGTACAGAACTATGTTCTTGGTGGAATTATTGGAGGAGTTATATACAATCGTTCTATTACTACTTTGGAGTTTTTTTTAGTTCTTATAATCTGGACTCTTTTAGTATTTGGACTTAAGTTTATAAAGATACACAATAGATATGTAAAAAGATTACTAGATGGACGCCCTGTAACGTTAATACTAAATGGAAATATACTTATAGATGAATGTATGAAATATGGTATTTCAGGAAATGACTTGACTTTTAAACTTCGCTCTGCTGGTATATATCATATAAGCAGTCTAAAAAGAGTCATTCTTGAACAAAATGGACAATTTACTATAGTACAAAATGATGAAAAAGATAATATTAAATACCCTCTTATAGCTGATGGACAAATAAATGAAGATATATTGGAATTAATCCAGAAAGATAAAGAATGGATATCTGAAAAACTTAAAGAATCAGGCTTTGAACTTTCTCAAGTCTATATTGGAGAATATGTTTCAAAAAAACTTATCATTTATCCATATAAAATAGAAAAAAACAAATTAAATTTTTAA
- a CDS encoding DUF3290 family protein → MLFYTYQYFENQSKINNIFKYLIGLFILLFFFFTIIKYLQNRLSSKYRDLIIISILSIILMLGIEYTHYNRSKTVSVQTSQAVYFLKELSKEENIPIEKILANSTYLYNGMIIKMDKDYYRVNFNNSFQFYSLDKVKLLNLNIEIIDK, encoded by the coding sequence ATGTTGTTTTACACATACCAGTATTTTGAAAATCAATCTAAAATAAATAATATTTTTAAATATTTAATAGGTCTTTTTATTTTATTATTCTTTTTCTTTACAATAATAAAATATTTACAAAATAGACTTTCTTCTAAATATCGTGATCTTATTATTATTTCAATATTAAGTATCATTCTTATGTTAGGAATAGAGTATACCCATTATAACAGAAGTAAAACCGTTTCTGTTCAAACTTCACAGGCAGTTTATTTTTTAAAGGAACTGAGTAAAGAAGAAAATATTCCTATTGAAAAAATATTAGCTAACAGTACCTATTTATATAATGGAATGATTATCAAAATGGATAAAGACTACTATCGAGTAAATTTCAATAATAGTTTTCAGTTTTATTCATTGGATAAAGTTAAACTTTTAAATTTAAATATAGAAATAATTGATAAATAG
- a CDS encoding SMI1/KNR4 family protein — MVVEIIKEKLKKLIELDKKFSIFGSNSHKYVFNSKLTEEELQKFEEKNKIVLPEEYREYLKSIGNGGAGPFYGLLELEDNDNNSIDLSREFPYTYEEPLNLFEVYESMNEIDDDNEEEQDRFLNEIYGKSLRGIKFLAHEGCGMYSVLVVKGKEYGNIWYFDFANDAGVYPLTSEKTGKSMKFFEWMELWIDKSLAHVEKRNKELEGYAFFIKDTYKDN; from the coding sequence ATGGTAGTAGAAATTATTAAAGAAAAATTAAAAAAATTAATAGAATTAGATAAAAAATTTTCTATTTTTGGTTCAAATTCACATAAATATGTATTTAATTCAAAACTTACTGAGGAAGAACTTCAGAAGTTTGAAGAGAAAAATAAAATAGTTCTGCCTGAGGAATATAGGGAATATTTAAAAAGTATAGGGAATGGAGGAGCAGGACCTTTTTATGGCTTACTTGAATTAGAAGATAATGACAATAATTCTATAGATTTATCTAGGGAATTTCCATATACTTATGAAGAACCTTTAAATTTATTTGAAGTATATGAAAGTATGAATGAAATAGATGATGATAATGAGGAAGAACAAGATAGATTTTTAAATGAAATATATGGAAAATCTTTAAGAGGGATAAAATTTCTTGCTCATGAAGGATGTGGAATGTACAGTGTACTTGTTGTAAAAGGAAAGGAATATGGAAATATATGGTATTTTGATTTTGCTAATGATGCTGGCGTTTATCCATTGACAAGTGAAAAAACAGGAAAAAGTATGAAATTCTTTGAATGGATGGAATTATGGATTGATAAATCTTTGGCTCATGTAGAAAAAAGAAATAAGGAACTTGAAGGATATGCTTTTTTTATAAAAGATACATATAAAGATAATTAA
- a CDS encoding nitrogenase component 1 → MSLCRTYPTPSNRMSVMWSLMPIKNSVVLEYGPAGTTHFGAGFYGSFDIDLENSLFTTHISEDDIIMGDVSRLEKAIIEVDESYHPEVIFIVASAVIAVIGTDIKGVCTYMQDKVKAKLICFDDGGFGGDYTVGLENTYTLFIKEFALPENTFKNSDKYNILGASAASYRIRSDIWEIKDLMKRSFNMENGVVLGLEAKIEDLKKMGEAAINIVLRKEALPAAKLLKEKFGTPYLYQCPYGYNGTLEWADKISKLLSKKIDASFKKQLEEKIKDIRDMSRMMMATRMRIQPTASIIGDYDTLKGFSDFCKEFAFIIDKKICNHSLKNIDSDDENIISYKKEKDKINSLKDINGQLVFGDEVSLNICNYSNTKVCISFPYPSKTQIATHLPFMGERGTDYLMEIIREYLSNMR, encoded by the coding sequence ATGAGCTTATGTAGAACTTACCCTACTCCATCAAATAGAATGTCTGTAATGTGGAGTTTAATGCCTATAAAAAATTCAGTTGTTTTAGAGTATGGTCCAGCAGGAACTACCCATTTTGGTGCTGGATTTTATGGTTCCTTTGATATAGATTTAGAAAATTCATTATTTACTACTCATATAAGTGAAGATGATATAATTATGGGAGATGTTTCAAGATTAGAAAAAGCAATTATTGAAGTAGATGAAAGTTATCATCCTGAAGTTATATTTATAGTTGCATCAGCTGTAATTGCAGTAATAGGAACTGATATAAAAGGAGTCTGCACATATATGCAGGATAAGGTAAAAGCAAAGCTTATCTGCTTTGATGATGGAGGATTTGGTGGTGATTACACTGTTGGACTTGAAAATACATATACATTATTTATCAAAGAATTTGCTCTTCCTGAAAATACATTTAAAAATTCTGACAAATATAATATTCTTGGAGCCTCAGCTGCATCTTATAGAATAAGATCAGATATATGGGAAATAAAAGATCTAATGAAAAGATCTTTTAATATGGAAAATGGTGTAGTTCTTGGACTTGAAGCCAAAATAGAAGATTTAAAAAAAATGGGAGAAGCTGCCATAAATATCGTTCTTAGAAAAGAAGCTCTTCCTGCAGCAAAATTACTAAAAGAAAAATTTGGCACACCGTATCTATATCAATGTCCTTATGGATATAATGGAACACTAGAATGGGCTGATAAAATATCTAAATTATTATCTAAAAAAATTGATGCTTCATTTAAAAAACAGCTTGAGGAAAAAATAAAAGATATCAGAGATATGTCTAGAATGATGATGGCAACTCGGATGAGAATACAGCCCACAGCATCAATAATTGGTGACTATGATACTCTAAAGGGCTTTAGTGATTTTTGCAAGGAATTTGCTTTCATCATAGATAAAAAAATCTGTAATCATTCCTTAAAAAATATTGATTCAGATGATGAAAATATAATTTCTTATAAAAAAGAAAAAGATAAAATTAATTCTCTTAAAGATATCAATGGCCAGCTTGTATTCGGAGATGAAGTTTCTTTAAATATTTGCAACTATTCTAATACTAAAGTATGTATAAGTTTCCCTTATCCCAGTAAAACACAGATAGCAACACATCTCCCGTTTATGGGAGAAAGAGGTACAGATTATCTTATGGAAATAATAAGAGAATATCTTTCTAATATGAGATAA
- a CDS encoding nitrogenase component 1, producing the protein MDGLKMAESLKKLRDVKKIKDVEPLSNALFPGYHCPLMGAMLTIKEIEDAIMMVIGPDECTYYTKMATSRMRGVGMTGAVGASGGAEGNIVSLILDGHDVTFGCKEKLEEAFEELVEEYQPKTVFLVTTCVVEVIGDDIDSLAEVFEEKYNFPVKVVHAENFKTDDHLPGIQDTMTVCINLMEKQECNGSINVLGQRLGDFNKSELYRILKEAEVPKGLQLPGNCTLEQIKTAPSAKVNIIVHPIGIPLAKKMKKKFGIPYIMFERMSTPENIYNSYKELFQLLEKPLPEEIETLYKLSKEKEKDIKSSIKNLKYFSGNTALSTYEFHSYLIELGLNPILIQTSDIPPEDDPHLKIILEKADPFVTRAANIGPLKYLYSVLKPDISIGAGNSAEMRKYGVVPAMLTNAYNILGFEVNTMVLETISKANENSKNLKGGNINELM; encoded by the coding sequence ATGGATGGATTAAAAATGGCTGAAAGCCTAAAAAAATTAAGAGATGTAAAGAAAATTAAAGATGTAGAACCATTAAGTAATGCACTATTTCCAGGATACCACTGTCCTCTGATGGGAGCTATGCTCACAATAAAAGAAATAGAAGATGCAATAATGATGGTCATAGGACCTGATGAATGTACTTACTATACTAAAATGGCTACCAGCAGAATGCGTGGTGTTGGTATGACTGGTGCTGTAGGTGCTTCTGGTGGAGCAGAAGGAAATATAGTATCTCTTATCTTAGATGGACATGACGTTACTTTTGGATGTAAAGAAAAGTTAGAGGAAGCATTTGAAGAATTAGTAGAAGAATATCAACCTAAAACTGTTTTTTTAGTTACCACTTGTGTAGTAGAAGTCATTGGAGATGATATTGATTCTCTAGCTGAAGTTTTTGAAGAAAAATATAATTTCCCTGTAAAAGTTGTTCATGCAGAAAATTTTAAAACTGATGATCATCTTCCTGGAATACAAGATACTATGACTGTATGTATCAATCTTATGGAAAAACAAGAGTGTAATGGAAGTATCAATGTTCTTGGCCAACGTCTTGGTGATTTCAATAAATCAGAACTATATAGAATATTAAAAGAAGCTGAAGTTCCAAAAGGACTTCAGCTACCTGGCAACTGTACTTTAGAGCAGATAAAAACTGCTCCTTCTGCCAAAGTAAATATCATAGTTCATCCTATTGGAATTCCTCTTGCTAAAAAAATGAAGAAAAAATTTGGTATTCCATATATAATGTTTGAAAGAATGTCAACCCCTGAAAATATTTATAATTCCTATAAAGAATTATTTCAGTTATTAGAAAAACCTCTCCCAGAAGAAATAGAAACTCTATATAAATTATCTAAAGAAAAAGAAAAAGATATAAAAAGTTCTATTAAAAATTTAAAATATTTTAGTGGAAATACTGCTTTATCAACTTATGAATTTCATTCATATTTGATTGAATTAGGTCTTAATCCTATTTTGATTCAAACTTCTGATATTCCACCAGAAGATGATCCACATTTAAAAATTATTCTTGAAAAAGCAGACCCTTTTGTAACAAGAGCTGCCAATATAGGACCACTTAAATATCTTTATAGTGTATTGAAGCCTGATATAAGCATAGGAGCAGGTAATTCAGCTGAAATGAGAAAATATGGAGTAGTCCCAGCTATGCTGACTAATGCATATAACATATTAGGATTTGAAGTAAACACTATGGTATTGGAAACTATTTCAAAAGCTAATGAAAATTCAAAAAACTTAAAAGGGGGAAATATAAATGAGCTTATGTAG
- a CDS encoding nitrogenase iron protein NifH gives MNNMRKIAIYGKGGIGKSTTTSNLSAALAIMGKKVMQIGCDPKSDSTKNLMKGKRIPTVLEMIKEKGEDLELEDIVYEGFGGVLCVEAGGPTPGVGCAGRGIISAFEKLEELEAFEKYKPDIVIYDVLGDVVCGGFAMPIRGGYAREVYIVSSGEMMSLYAANNIAMAIRGFGKRGYAKLNGLILNSKNIENEVAIVEEAVKEIDTKIVQYIPRSPEIQKAESIGGTVFEAFSQSEMQKVYQQLAEYVLAQEY, from the coding sequence ATGAACAATATGAGGAAGATAGCAATATATGGAAAAGGAGGAATAGGAAAGTCTACTACAACATCTAATTTATCAGCAGCTCTTGCTATAATGGGGAAAAAAGTAATGCAGATAGGATGTGATCCAAAATCAGATTCAACTAAAAATCTTATGAAGGGAAAAAGAATTCCAACAGTTTTAGAAATGATAAAAGAAAAAGGGGAAGATTTAGAACTGGAAGATATAGTATATGAAGGATTCGGGGGAGTTCTATGTGTTGAGGCAGGAGGTCCCACTCCTGGTGTAGGTTGTGCTGGAAGAGGTATAATCTCTGCTTTTGAAAAACTGGAAGAGCTTGAAGCTTTTGAAAAATATAAACCTGATATTGTTATTTATGATGTATTGGGAGATGTTGTTTGCGGAGGTTTTGCAATGCCTATAAGAGGAGGTTATGCCAGAGAAGTTTATATAGTTAGTTCTGGTGAAATGATGTCTTTATATGCTGCTAACAACATAGCAATGGCAATCAGAGGTTTTGGAAAACGTGGCTATGCTAAATTAAATGGTCTTATATTAAACTCTAAAAATATTGAAAATGAAGTGGCTATTGTAGAGGAAGCTGTAAAGGAAATTGATACAAAAATTGTTCAATATATTCCTAGATCACCTGAAATACAAAAAGCAGAAAGTATTGGTGGTACTGTATTTGAAGCATTCTCTCAATCAGAAATGCAAAAAGTATATCAGCAATTGGCAGAATATGTATTAGCTCAAGAATATTAA